One genomic region from Prunus persica cultivar Lovell chromosome G3, Prunus_persica_NCBIv2, whole genome shotgun sequence encodes:
- the LOC109947946 gene encoding uncharacterized protein LOC109947946 → MAGIIRGSTKVAVDIDEAEMQKRLRESRAKKAEKSAGKRPRDDDEGRVADVLGKRKALEEAHQHVMGSGPRLPPFDLQAPPKLPFGMEDVFAEGVEKVDFGRLRQQKKEVNLAMHRQEVPLVNVFLEGVKSDPEALARTPASSFIDRAQKTILTSAYVSV, encoded by the exons A tGGCTGGCATCATAAGGGGGAGCACGAAGGTGGCCGTAGACATTGATGAGGCCGAGATGCAGAAGCGGCTGAGGGAGTCTCGGGCCAAGAAAGCTGAGAAAAGTGCTGGGAAACGACCcagggatgatgatgagggtcGGGTCGCGGACGTGCTGGGGAAGAGGAAGGCTCTGGAGGAGGCTCATCAGCATGTGATGGGGTCAGGGCCGAGGCTGCCGCCATTTGATCTGCAGGCACCGCCGAAGCTACCCTTCGGCATGGAGGACGTGTTCGCTGAAGGGGTAGAGAAGGTAGACTTCGGCAGGCTACGCCAGCAGAAGAAGGAGGTCAACCTGGCTATGCACCGGCAGGAGGTGCCCTTAGTGAACGTCTTCCTGGAAGGCGTGAAGAGCGACCCTGAGGCTCTGGCGAGGACTCCAGCTTCTTCCTTCATCGACCGGGCCCAAAAGACGATCCTCACCTCTGCCTATGTAAGTGTTTAG
- the LOC109947995 gene encoding uncharacterized protein LOC109947995: MPTEDSRDTQHHTPRDGTSRRRSSEDATLQAEVERLRDSVTKMSEKYDHFHCRNIELEHDYRVLKRNWERTHTQDAQQDLTQNVGPTQPNQPVHSSHSASAQARLRKGKDHLHPEIAQSRPLCVPPPRDRPHEPVRIYQDCRDRLSDRQPRPIPIPVNLEDPRVTHPGPSPAPVRIPDEEGVGDSDTWDFYNSETWPNYHTRALENWEQSPVPVCPAPRPLAPETLPHADPAMRLLFEKVRRLESEQQRSHQPLWAKPRPGPFTERILHYHQEKDIQPLRIAFYTGTEDPLTHIHSFQSALGCKGLTDEGMCLLFPSTLSGAALNWFYRLHPCTINSFDSLKQTFLDHFMIQTDRLYSADDLYMLRQAEDEPLREYAARFSHEYSRCPDTDDRAAFGAFKSGLRESNFRYLVHSNSWNTYAELMKQAAIHAKAEYFNSKRGPANLARNTFADPPPASAPAPAPPQHSTPAPIAQDNQPHKRKDSYQHPFSNHKRGRHGNPHQSSGSNPPRPGDRAPLPFSPRPRFEVFTTLNTTYENVLAREAPIIPKPPPRRPSNKPMPNTGVFCRFHQFSGHDTESCVALRNIIEGLIREGKLDNYVRNIPAPPNPHQRQINMISTISGGPTLAGTSNNSIKHYVRSTYAHQVFSTEQGRLPKTHRTGWAPITFCEEEERGVILPHDDPLIIRADISNFDVGRILVDTGSSVSVMFAECFNELQVPPHLLDRSITPLVSFSVPHSNGPGTVRGDQLGARSCYASAVKSTNRQHRSEALAVTQAPAPPQAGTDPPEDPREESIAPQAEPMEDLELVTLHDDIPDRQVRIGTSISPELRSDLVAFLRLNSEVFAWSYNDMPGISPDIISHRLSVNPAVRPVRQKRRAYDPERYEAMKAEVDRLSSIRFIREVDYPTWLANVVMVRKPRKGWRMCVDYTNLNRACPKDSFPLPRIDQLVDATAGHALLSFMDAYSGYNQIFMHPEDQAHTSFITDRGLYCYKVMPFGLKNAGATYQRLVNQLFAPLIGNTMEVYVDDMLVKSRTADQHIPNLSAMFTILKQYKMRLNPTKCAFGVASGKFLGFMISQRGIEANPEKIQAILDMTIPKTVKDIQSLTGRVAALTRFISKATDRCAPFFKAL; this comes from the exons ATGCCGACCGAGGATAGCCGCGATACCCAGCATCATACCCCCCGCGATGGTACTTCTAGAAGGAGATCTTCGGAAGATGCCACTCTCCAGGCAGAAGTGGAGCGTCTCCGCGACAGTGTCACTAAAATGTCGGAAAAATACGACCACTTTCATTGCAGGAACATTGAGCTAGAACATGACTACCGTGTTTTAAAGCGGAACTGGGAAAGGACTCACACCCAGGATGCCCAGCAAGACCTCACCCAGAACGTTGGGCCTACTCAGCCGAACCAGCCGGTACATTCCAGCCACAGTGCCTCGGCCCAGGCTAGGCTCCGCAAGGGTAAAGACCACCTTCATCCGGAGATAGCCCAGTCACGACCCCTTTGCGTTCCCCCACCGAGGGACCGGCCCCATGAACCAGTCAGGATCTACCAAGATTGCAGGGATCGCCTCTCGGACCGCCAGCCAAGGCCGATCCCTATCCCTGTCAACCTCGAAGACCCACGGGTGACACACCCGGGCCCTTCGCCAGCCCCCGTCCGCATACCCGACGAGGAAGGTGTCGGGGACTCGGATACTTGGGACTTTTATAATTCGGAGACCTGGCCAAATTACCACACCAGGGCGCTGGAAAATTGGGAACAATCCCCAGTCCCTGTCTGCCCCGCCCCCAGGCCTTTGGCGCCTGAAACTCTTCCTCATGCCGACCCGGCCATGAGGCTTCTCTTCGAAAAGGTCCGGCGCCTGGAAAGCGAACAACAACGCAGCCATCAACCCCTCTGGGCAAAACCACGACCAGGGCCCTTTACCGAACGCATCCTCCACTACCACCAGGAGAAAGATATCCAGCCCCTCCGCATCGCTTTCTACACTGGCACGGAGGACCCCCTCACCCACATCCACTCCTTCCAGTCTGCCCTTGGGTGCAAAGGCCTCACTGATGAAGGCATGTGCCTCCTTTTCCCTTCCACCCTCAGCGGCGCGGCCCTGAATTGGTTCTACAGGCTCCACCCCTGCACCATCAACTCCTTCGATAGTCTCAAGCAGACGTTCCTGGACCATTTTATGATCCAGACTGATCGCCTATACTCTGCCGACGACTTGTATATGCTTAGGCAGGCTGAGGACGAACCCCTTCGGGAATATGCAGCTCGGTTCAGTCATGAATACTCTCGCTGCCCAGACACTGACGATCGCGCTGCCTTCGGCGCTTTTAAGAGCGGCCTCCGCGAGTCCAACTTCCGCTACCTGGTTCATAGCAACAGTTGGAACACATATGCAGagctgatgaagcaggcgGCAATCCACGCTAAGGCTGAATACTTCAATTCCAAGCGTGGCCCAGCCAACTTGGCGCGCAACACTTTCGCCGACCCTCCACCTGCTTCAGCACCCGCCCCAGCCCCACCTCAGCATTCTACCCCTGCCCCGATTGCCCAGGACAACCAACCACATAAGCGGAAGGATAGCTACCAGCATCCCTTCAGCAATCACAAACGTGGCAGACATGGCAACCCCCATCAATCTAGTGGAAGCAACCCTCCCAGGCCTGGTGATCGGGCCCCACTTCCATTCTCACCCAGGCCCAGGTTTGAGGTTTTTACGACCCTCAACACCACCTATGAGAACGTCCTGGCACGTGAAGCCCCCATCATCCCCAAGCCACCCCCTCGGAGACCATCCAACAAGCCTATGCCAAACACGGGGGTCTTCTGCCGCTTTCATCAATTCAGCGGCCATGACACCGAATCTTGTGTTGCCTTGCGCAACATAATTGAAGGGCTCATCCGGGAGGGTAAGCTGGACAACTATGTGCGCAACATACCAGCCCCGCCTAACCCTCACCAACGACAAATCAACATGATCTCCACCATCAGCGGAGGTCCTACCCTGGCTGGCACCTCCAACAACTCTATCAAACATTATGTCCGCTCCACCTATGCGCACCAGGTCTTCAGCACCGAGCAGGGACGATTGCCAAAGACCCACAGGACTGGCTGGGCCCCCATTACCTTctgcgaggaggaggagcgtgGTGTTATCCTCCCCCATGACGATCCACTCATTATCCGGGCTGACATTTCTAACTTCGACGTTGGGCGTATCCTGGTGGACACTGGTAGCTCGGTCAGTGTGATGTTCGCCGAGTGCTTCAATGAACTCCAGGTCCCGCCTCACCTACTCGACCGAAGCATCACACCCCTTGTGAGCTTCTCAG TTCCCCACTCTAATGGCCCAGGCACGGTGCGCGGCGACCAACTCGGAGCCCGAAGCTGCTATGCTTCAGCCGTCAAATCCACCAATCGCCAACATAGGAGTGAAGCCCTAGCAGTAACCCAGGCTCCCGCCCCTCCTCAAGCTGGCACAGACCCACCTGAGGACCCTAGGGAGGAGTCCATCGCACCACAGGCCGAACCTATGGAGGACCTGGAGCTGGTTACCCTCCATGACGATATCCCGGATCGACAAGTCCGGATCGGCACCTCCATCTCACCAGAGCTTCGCTCTGACCTGGTCGCCTTCCTCCGCCTCAACTCCGAAGTCTTCGCTTGGTCCTACaatgacatgcctggcatatCACCAGACATCATATCTCATAGGCTTAGCGTCAATCCTGCCGTCCGACCAGTCCGACAGAAGCGTCGAGCCTATGATCCCGAGCGCTATGAGGCCATGAAGGCGGAGGTGGATCGATTGAGTAGTATCCGATTCATCAGGGAGGTTGACTATCCCACATGGCTGGCCAATGTCGTGATGGTTCGCAAGCCAAGAAAGGGCTGGCGCATGTGTGTCGACTACACCAACCTTAATCGGGCATGCCCAAAGGACAGCTTCCCACTACCCCGCATTGACCAGCTAGTCGACGCCACAGCCGGCCACGCCCTCCTtagcttcatggatgcttaTTCAGGTTACAACCAGATCTTCATGCACCCCGAAGATCAGGCCCACACCTCTTTCATTACGGACCGCGGCCTCTACTGCTATAAGGTGATGCCCTTCGGCCTCAAAAACGCCGGGGCTACTTATCAGCGTCTGGTGAATCAGCTCTTTGCCCCCCTGATTGGCAATACCATGGAGGTCTATGTCgatgacatgctagtcaagaGTCGCACGGCTGACCAGCACATCCCCAACCTCTCTGCCATGTTCACCATCCTGAAGCAATACAAAATGAGGcttaaccccaccaaatgtgcATTCGGGGTGGCTTCCGGAAAATTCCTTGGCTTCATGATCAGCCAGAGGGGCATTGAGGCCAATCCAGAAAAGATCCAGGCCATCTTAGATATGACAATACCTAAGACGGTCAAGGATATCCAAAGCCTTACAGGGCGTGTCGCAGCCCTGACCAGATTTATCTCCAAAGCCACTGACCGCTGCGCCCCATTCTTCAAGGCCCTTTAA
- the LOC18782058 gene encoding putative pentatricopeptide repeat-containing protein At1g12700, mitochondrial, which yields MINAGNCQPDAVTYGTLVKGFCMKGNNSAAIQLLRKMEEGACKPGLVVYNTIIGSLCKDKLVDDALNLLSEMMSKGIAPNVITYTSLIHGVCKLGKWKEAKGLLNEMVSKNVFPDVCTFSVLVDTLCKEGMVGEAEGVVKMMIERDIQPNTVTYNSLMDGYCLRGEMSEARKVFKLMLSKGLMVDVFNYSTLINGYCKRKMMDEAMTLLREMSRKGLVPNTVTYSTLVDGCCKVGKLGDAQKLFSEMQDCGQLPDVQTYAVLLDGLCKNRQLSTAIQLFKEMEGKKLDADIVIYSILIEGLCIAEKFESAWELFFGLSSRGLQPNVRTYTIMINGLCIGGRTSEAEKLLTEMEERGCPPDDCTYNIII from the coding sequence ATGATCAACGCAGGTAATTGTCAGCCTGATGCTGTTACTTATGGCACGCTAGTAAAGGGCTTTTGCATGAAAGGTAACAACAGTGCTGCTATTCAGTTGCTTAGGAAGATGGAGGAAGGAGCTTGCAAGCCTGGCTTAGTTGTCTATAACACAATCATCGGCAGTCTTTGTAAGGATAAATTAGTTGATGATGCATTGAACCTCTTATCAGAAATGATGAGCAAGGGTATTGCCCCAAATGTCATTACCTATACATCCTTGATTCATGGAGTTTGCAAATTAGGCAAGTGGAAAGAAGCTAAAGGGTTGTTGAATGAAATGGTGAGTAAAAACGTCTTTCCAGATGTGTGCACATTCAGTGTCTTGGTAGACACACTTTGTAAGGAGGGGATGGTTGGGGAAGCAGAAGGCGTGGTCAAAATGATGATTGAAAGGGATATTCAACCAAATACCGTTACATACAATTCACTTATGGATGGTTACTGTTTGCGAGGAGAAATGAGCGAGGCTAGAAAAGTTTTTAAACTAATGCTTAGCAAGGGCTTGATGGTTGATGTTTTTAATTACAGCACATTGATAAATGGATATTGTAAGCGTAAAATGATGGATGAGGCCATGACGCTTCTTCGGGAAATGTCTCGTAAGGGACTGGTTCCAAATACTGTTACTTATAGCACTCTTGTAGATGGTTGTTGCAAAGTGGGGAAATTAGGTGATGCACAAAAGTTGTTCTCAGAGATGCAAGATTGTGGCCAACTTCCAGATGTTCAAACTTATGCTGTTCTACTGGATGGCCTGTGTAAAAACCGACAACTTTCTACAGCAATCCAACTGTTTAAAGAGATGGAAGGCAAGAAGTTGGATGCAGATATTGTGATTTACAGTATTCTTATTGAAGGTTTGTGCATAGCTGAAAAATTTGAATCTGCATGGGAACTCTTTTTTGGTTTATCATCAAGAGGGCTTCAACCCAATGTAAGGACATATACCATAATGATTAATGGACTCTGTATTGGGGGCCGAACAAGTGAAGCAGAAAAGCTGCTTACTGAAATGGAAGAGAGAGGTTGTCCTCCAGATGATTGTACGTATAACATAATTATTTAA